The genomic interval ACAAGACCTATCTTGCTCATCAGGGAACCTTGGTATTGTCAACTTCAGATTAAGCCTGGCACTGCTTGAAGTTATCAGCACTATGCAAATCTGTGTGGATTCTGTCTGAAGACTGCTGCTTCTGTTCATAAGAATCAATCCAGTTCTGCTACTGTTTTATTACATTATCTGTCACTCAAAGGAGTTGTTGTATCTGTCATTTTGACAGTACTGTCTGTTCCAGTTTTTCCAGTTGCTGTGAGCTGTAATGATGTGGCCTCAGCCTTGTCTGTGTCTGGTTCTTCCATTCCTATTCTAGAATGCTCTAAGAAGATATTCTCCTGGAGTTAAACCTGACAGATCTCCAGTGTTTGGGATTGCATTTAGAAAGTGGGGTGCTCAATCAGTCTTCCATGCACACATCAGCAAGACATAGATCTAACACTCCTAGCCATCTCTCCATCATGTCACACATGTCCAGGTTGCCAGTTTGTCAGTGCTTACCTAGCACACTGCAAGAACCATCTCATCTTTACACACAGGAGTCTCCTCTTAATTGTGCTCCTCCCCTACCTCCACCACAGATACTCTTATGAATATTGGGTGTGTCTTCCACCAGGCTGGTACAGTTACCACTAATAGAGACTGGTAGAGACCCTATTATCTATATCCACCACTACCAAGTTCTGTTTGTAGTTATGGATGTGAATTCTGAGGCTCACTGGTCCTGAGAGTCCCACCACTGGCATCTCTTGCCGCATATACCTCATTCCCATGTGGTCAACAGCCTCTTCTAGATCAACCAGCTTCCACCAGATCAGTCGGTGAGTCTCCAGCTCCTTCGCCACCCCTTTTGCAACCTCaggcttttccttttccctcaatTTTGAAAGGAACAATCTCTTCTTTCTGTGACCATTTCAGATGTATTGATGggcagtcactctctctctctcttctaattCTTCAAGTTCTAGTTCTGAAGACTCCAATTCTAAAcagtctccttcttctcttccattgaatcaattgtcaAACCTAAATGTGGCTGGCCAAGACCCTCCATCTCCGCTGGATAAAATTTGTTCAAATACTGATCAGGTGCTGAGAATGGGTAAAGATTTGAAACTGAAAATTCAGTAGCCATCTACAACAATTAATCCAGTTGTTTATCATATCAACTTCAAAGCTCATCCTCCAGCAGCTATTCCATTTCTGCCTGCTTTGATGAGTGTTGCTTAGAAGTCACCTTAATTGACCCAGTGGATATTGCTGTCAAACCTGTTTGTGGGTGTTCTGTTTTCCATCCTGAAACCCTTGAGTTCAATGGATGTGTCTACTCACAGTTAGGGAGCACAAATGGAACTCAGTTGTCAGAGGTACTTGGTCTCTCAAGAGAAGAGCCTTCATCAGCTTTCTCAAGCTACTTGCTGTGGTCCAAGCTTTCTGATTATTCAAACTCTACCTTGCCAAACATCATAGTCAGGTCATAACAGAAAACacaatgctttttgtttttgtttttatcaagCAAGAAGGCACCTGGATTCTTCTCAGTTTTACCATTATTTTCTAGGATTGGTATATATTGGGGGACATAACTCCTATTGCAGTTTACCTTGCAGGGAAGGAAAACATTCTGGCCAATGTTCATAGCAGATTGCAAAACCAGTCTCACAAGTAGAATCTGCTTCCTCAAACCCTCCATGAGGTATTTGACTATTGAGTCcatccaaaggtgaacctatttgCCAGCATAGACAACCATCAGGGCCCTCACTACTGCAGCCAGGTACCGCCTTGATCAGGAGCAAGAGGggatgtgtttctttttttactggAAAAGTCATGTCCTCTACACTTTGCCTTCTTTCCCACTCATCACCAGGGTTCTGGCAAAGATCAGGGATGAAGATGCCGGGTGTATTCTAGTAACACCTTGGTGGTCTTGACAGCTGTGCTTTGCCACGCTCTTGCACCTGACTCAGCATAGCTTTCAGAAACTCCTATTCTGTAATGACCTCCTCACCCAAACTAATGGTTGGACTTGACACCCTTGATCTCATGGCTTGGGAGATATTCTCTCAGAGGTATTTACCATCCTTCACTTTGCACATAGACCATCAATCAGGAAGTTGTACAGCTATAAGTAGAGGTGTTTCCTCAGTTTTCTCAGCGACATTCATGTGGATTGGCACCAAGTGTCAATTAATCATATCTTCAGTTCTTGTCTTCCTTGGCTTTGCAGGGACTCTCCATCGCTTTGAtaactttgtaagctgccctcTCGGCCTTCGTTCGACCTTGAAACTTCCCTTTTTGGTTCATGCATCCTTTGATTAAGCTTTTCTTCAAACCTTTCCTTCTGCTCCTGCTTGGGACTTATGGCTGGTTCTCTCCCTGTTATAGAGACATTCTTTTTAACCCCATGCTTCATGAGGCTTATGGCTCCTCACATGGAAGACTGTGTTCCTTGTGGCCATCCCTTCTACCAGAAGATCAAGTGATCTGGCTGTTTTGTAGGTAGACCTGCCATTCTTCCAATTCAACAATGACAAGATGGTCCTGTTTCCAAATGTTACATTCCTCCCAAAATGACCTCCTCACTCCTCCTTTCATTTGTCTCTGTAGCTCTTGCTTCTGACTTTCTTCCCAAATTTGTCCACAGATGACTCACACACTTGGCACATGCTGGATGACAGATGTGTCTTCATCTTCTACACTGATGGGATAAAGTACTTCAGGAAATCTTGTAGACTTTTTGTCTGATGTGGAACTCATAGGCAAGGTTGTCAAGTTTCCTTGCAGTGGATTTCAAAGTGGCTGGCTACTACCTTTTCATTATCCAACCAGATTTCCAGAAAACCAGAGTCTTCCTCTATTCATTCTCATTCCACAAGAGCTGGCTCTACTTCCTCAGCATTCTTGGTTGATGTGCAGATAAAGACTAGCTGTCATGCAGTCACTTGGGCTCAAACATTTACCTTTGTAAAGTACTATAGGCTTGATATTGTGGCCAGAAATACTACTTCCTTTGGTTTGTCTGTGCTTCATTCATCATGAGCATAGTCTCACCCTCCATCCAGGTGTGTATAGCTTCCTAATTTCTGatatgtgtgagtcacagagaccacaaagaagaagaacaggttactTATCTGGATCTGTGGTTGTTCGAATGGTCATCTATGAACTCATACAATTCACCTCCCATCTATTGCTGTGCTTCCTTGGTTACTGACTGCTGTGGCAAACATGAAACTGAAGAGGTTTGAATGGTAACTGTACTGAACATGCACAGTAAGGAGGGGGCTCAGCCAAAGAGATCTAGCTCTACAAGTTTCCAAACACAGTCTACAGAAGCACAGAGAATCCCTTAtatgtgagttcacagatgaccactcaaagaaccagtTATAGGTAAGTAACCTGCTTTTATTAATATCTCTgtcttctttccatttctgtgttCATCTGCTTTAATCTGGGGGACATTTAGAGCATGGAATACTGTATTCTTCTAGATGCATTAATATAATTCCAAATAGGGATCTCAATGGGTAGCATGTGTAGTTTTGCATATGGAACTTGATGCTATTTTCTGTTCCAAGTGTAGAAAACTTTCTAGATTTTTGCACAAGTTCTGCTGTCACTGTATTACTTTTATATCTGACTTTCCCTATGATATTGCACATAATGCTTACCTCTGAGATCAAGGCGCTGTAAATTAAAGAGTGATGAAAATCTTGAGGGAAGCTTTGTTAAGCAATTGTTGTTTGCTATTAGAGTGATTAGCGTTTTTATTTCCCCTATACTTTCTGGTATTTCTTGTAATTCATTATAAGATATATCAAGCTCTTTAAGGACCACCAGTCTGGATATCTCTGCTGAAAGTGATTTTAACTGAGGattaaaaaatgggggaaaatagtTACAACATTAGATATTTATACAGAGAAGTTATTTATGTCAAGACCCAAGCCCACAGTTGGACCACATTTTACTGCCTTGAGCAACCACTGGCTTTTATTGACAAATAATACTTTCATTAACACTATCACTAGTATGACAACATATTCTACCACAACTGAAGGCAACAAGTGAGCACAGCAGATGCAAAATAGTTTTCATGCTGGATACTTCTATCCTCCAACACCTGCTTCCTGAAGTGACTGCCTTACTCTGCTAATGGTAGATTTAGCCCGAATTGTGCAACACAGATGTACTTCTGTTAAAGCTTACAGTACATGTCTGTGATCTGAACAAAGAGAGACCTAAGCTATTCTCTGCTATAAATCTAATTGTGTCTGGCCCCAATTTTATGAGGCTCTCAAGGCTTCATTGGCATGCATTGGTGAGAGCAAAGAATAACATCTGACATTAAATTCTTCAGTTCCTCCCAAGGTTAGCAATCGTCTGTACCTTTAAGAGGATTGAAAGTTGCTCAGACAAAGCATTTTTGCTATGAGGTGTACACAATCTTCGTGccactgttttttccccctgaatctAAATGATAATCTCATTTAGAGTAGATCCATTTAAACAGCGAGTTTGCATAAATGTTGACTATTAAACAATTGATTCTCTGGGTTTACTCCAACTGGGAATAGCAAATGAATATAGGCACTTGTCAACTGTTTAGCACTAGTTGGCTTCAGTCAAACTGTAATGATTTACAATCACTaggtccctttttaaaaatcctcaagCACCTCCACCTCCAACAAGGGAATTTCTTATTCCAAGTCTTGCATTTGTGTGAAACTGCACCATCACTAGGGCTATGGCCATGAATTGTAGTAGTTTAGGACACAGTGTATATGATTCTCCCGTCACATGTTTTCATGTCTCACCCACCTATTTTATTCATTCTACTGGCAAATATGTTTCGCTAATGTATTGCTGGAGTTCTGCTGGCATATCTATGACAATCTGATGACGGGATTGAATTTCTGCCAAATCTGCTTCAGTACTGAAGAAGATGGGACAACCTCTATTGTGTGTGCTATGCTATACTGAGCCATTTACTACCAGTTGATTTACTAGAAAGCTGCTAAACCACTGCCCCCAAGTCATTCTGCATCTGCTGAAGAGGAAAGgaagtatctggctatgtccctgtctcTAGTTGCACATTAATTACATCATTTGCTGAGGTCTCTGTGGCTAATGCAATCACTTTTCATCTGGCTACAGGTGCTTCTCCAATCCTCCTGCTTTCCATGAAGCAGGGAATGCCCATGGATGGAGCTTAAACAGCTGTCTGGTAAGTCTAGTTTGGGGGGGCTCTGATTGttgcagagggaagaagggaataccaacctttGCAGCAACCAAAATAGACACATGCAGGTGTAAGATTTACTCACACCTGCATAAGTAGATTGAAGAATACTGTTGTGGCTTTTAGGACAACTGACAAGTGCATTTGGGTGCCCTTTATACAAGCAATTCCTGCAATTCTCTGACAGTATAACAGTCAGCAGCATACCTAGTGGGATGCTCAAACAATCTCTTCCCCACTTCCTGAACTGGGCACTCCATCCTCTCCATAATCCCATAATTTCACAGCTGGAGCATCTGACTTCATGAATCTTAATAGGCCATAAATATGAAGTTATCTATGGCATAAACCTCTATATTCTAAGTAACATTATTACCTTTAATCCATTTTTCTGGCACAGGGTTAATTTCTGCAGTGATGAAATTTGGCAAATTTCACTTGGAAAAGATGCAAAATGGTTGTTTGACAGATTTAACTCTTTTAGTTCTAGCAGCTCCTTAATTTCTGAGGGAATGaactgtatcttgttttcagAAAGATCAAGTACCTTAAGTCGATTTAGAGCACATAACTCTCGGggaaacaaaataaatttgttatGGTGTAAAAGCAAAACTCGAAGAGAGTACATTTTTTGCACGTTTGTTGGAATACTACTTATTTGATTGTGACTTAGGTCGAAGTAACTTAATCTTGAAAGAGTGGAAAAGTGTATGGAAAAGGATGGCAGTTTGTTCTTGCTCAAATTTAAATACTGCAAAATTTTAATGAATGAAATTTCAGTAGTTATTTCTGAAATATAATTTCCACTAAGATTTAGATGTTTAAGAGCCACCAGTGCACACAGTCCCATTGGAAACAAGGCCAACTTGTTGCAGCTCAAGTCAATTCTGGTGATTTCTGTACAACTTTTAATTTCGACCGGGATATACATTAAAGCATTGTCTGATACCTCTAAGATGGAAAGCTCTTTAATGTATGCTATTTGTTCGTCTAATAAGATCAGTTGATTTCTGTTTAGGTAGAGTTCCTTTAAATGTTTTAGTTTGAACAGGTTGTTGGGAAGCTTTTTAAATTGGTTGTCACTGAGGCTGAGACGTTCCAGTGTAGTACATTTGCAAATATTAtcagtaatgtttttaaataagtttttggCAAGATTGAGCTCTTGAAGCTTTTGCAAGTTCTCTACTTTATCGGATAGGCTTTCTAACTGGTTATCATCTAGTCTCAGTTTTTCTAACTGTACTAGCTGAAACAGCTGGACAGGCAAAAATAGCAGCTTGTTGCTGCTTAGTGAAAGTTCTTTTAGTTTTCTTAGTTCTTTAATTTCCTTCGGCAAACTTTGGATCTGATTTTCTGTCAAGCTGAGTTTGCTTAGATTTGGAAGGTAACAGAGAGCCTTTGGGAATATTGTCATCTTGTTGGCATTTAAATAGAGGACATTCAGATTTTCCATGTTAGTCAAACTCTCTATCTGAGTTACTTTATTTCCATTGAGGTCTAAAATTTCCAGGTTCCTCAGGTTTTTTAAACCAGATGGAAACATTTCAATGTTGTTATGGCTGAGCAGAAGGTACTTAAGTTTTGAAAGTTTTGAAAGTTCATCTGGGAGCCATGATATTTGGTTATGGCTGAGGTTTAAAGTTCTAAGGTTTCGAAGGAAGCATATTTCAGGAGGCAACGATGTtaactgatttccttccatggATAATATTTCTATGTTTGTCAACTGTTTTATCTCTTTTGGTATGGTTTTGATTTCATTATTGTTCAAGTACAAATAATTAAGCATTTTGATGTCAAATATCCCTGTGGGAATTTCAATCAGCGCTTTAGCATTTAATTGAACTGTAAAGTCATCAAGCATCATTTCAGAGAGCGCATCTATGGATAACTTTTGGGGTATTGTAGCACTCTCTATAGAGTGCAGTAAGCTTTTTCTAGCTTGCACTTCCAAATAATCTGTAGGAAGGTCACTTAAGCCTTCAGCATACAAATAAGCAATAAGGTCAGTATCCTTGGTTTCAGACATCAAAATTGCTGATATCTTCTTAATGCTTTCTAGTTTCTCTGCAGAAGGCAAGGCATCTTTTTCTGGATCGCTTTGAGACCCCCCTGAAAAACTTTTGGACAGTTTATCCTGAGATTCACCTGACTTTTCTTCATACAAACTGCTTGTTGAAATATCTGTCATGTCAATAGTTGATAGTGATTGTGAAGTATCTGGTTTTGGACTTGACCCAAGAATTTCGGAATCTTGCCCAGTGTCACTTTTAAGCCCAGTACTTGATTCAGTTTCATCCTGATTGCCCTCATGTAACGAACTTGAAGATTTTCCAGGTGTATTCAGTTTTTCAACAGATTGTATTCTCCCATTTACAGGATCTTCTGTAATtcctttggaatttatattagcGGCCTGTTTCTCCTCCAT from Sceloporus undulatus isolate JIND9_A2432 ecotype Alabama chromosome 6, SceUnd_v1.1, whole genome shotgun sequence carries:
- the LRRD1 gene encoding leucine-rich repeat and death domain-containing protein 1; the encoded protein is MSGGMEEKQAANINSKGITEDPVNGRIQSVEKLNTPGKSSSSLHEGNQDETESSTGLKSDTGQDSEILGSSPKPDTSQSLSTIDMTDISTSSLYEEKSGESQDKLSKSFSGGSQSDPEKDALPSAEKLESIKKISAILMSETKDTDLIAYLYAEGLSDLPTDYLEVQARKSLLHSIESATIPQKLSIDALSEMMLDDFTVQLNAKALIEIPTGIFDIKMLNYLYLNNNEIKTIPKEIKQLTNIEILSMEGNQLTSLPPEICFLRNLRTLNLSHNQISWLPDELSKLSKLKYLLLSHNNIEMFPSGLKNLRNLEILDLNGNKVTQIESLTNMENLNVLYLNANKMTIFPKALCYLPNLSKLSLTENQIQSLPKEIKELRKLKELSLSSNKLLFLPVQLFQLVQLEKLRLDDNQLESLSDKVENLQKLQELNLAKNLFKNITDNICKCTTLERLSLSDNQFKKLPNNLFKLKHLKELYLNRNQLILLDEQIAYIKELSILEVSDNALMYIPVEIKSCTEITRIDLSCNKLALFPMGLCALVALKHLNLSGNYISEITTEISFIKILQYLNLSKNKLPSFSIHFSTLSRLSYFDLSHNQISSIPTNVQKMYSLRVLLLHHNKFILFPRELCALNRLKVLDLSENKIQFIPSEIKELLELKELNLSNNHFASFPSEICQISSLQKLTLCQKNGLKLKSLSAEISRLVVLKELDISYNELQEIPESIGEIKTLITLIANNNCLTKLPSRFSSLFNLQRLDLRENKMLHLPSDMHLLLGLKDINFDGNILIRPPVEVCKGKQLLPITHYLESADRRDEKILEKVLKTIANNIPFEHFQFFCEKLQIETSTIKSIEHNRALLLEEKVAQALNYWKTSHSELTPEAMIDQLIRVLIMAGLYYLTNKVKAIKLCSRLIKF